In one window of Arachis ipaensis cultivar K30076 chromosome B06, Araip1.1, whole genome shotgun sequence DNA:
- the LOC107648507 gene encoding adenine phosphoribosyltransferase 5-like, protein MFSKHNAPKPQDPRLKAITEAIRVVPHFPKQGIMFQDITTLLLDHKVFKDTIDIFVDRYKDMGISIVAGVEARGFFFGPSIALAIGSKFVPLRKPRKLPGEVISEKYDLEYGSDCLEMHVGAVKHGDKAIVIDDLVATGGTLSAAITLLERGGAEVVECACIIGLSHFKDDCSVNGKPLYFLVEPRLQ, encoded by the exons ATGTTTTCCAAACACAATGCTCCAAAACCACAAGATCCAAGGCTCAAGGCCATCACTGAAGCCATCAGAGTCGTTCCTCACTTCCCCAAACAAG GGATAATGTTTCAGGACATAACGACATTGTTGTTGGATCATAAGGTTTTTAAGGACACAATTGACATTTTTGTTGATCGTTACAAAGACATGGGAATTTCCATTGTTGccg GAGTGGAAGCTAGGGGATTCTTTTTTGGCCCCTCAATAGCATTAGCCATTGGTTCAAAGTTTGTTCCTTTGCGCAAACCTCGAAAGCTACCAG GTGAAGTAATTTCAGAAAAATATGATCTAGAATATGGAAGTGATTGTTTGGAGATGCATGTTGGTGCTGTGAAACATGGTGACAAAGCCATTGTTATTGATGATTTGGTGGCTACTGGTGGAACTCTATCTGCAGCAATTACTCTCCTAG AACGTGGTGGTGCTGAAGTAGTGGAATGTGCTTGTATCATTGGTCTGTCTCATTTTAAG GATGATTGCAGCGTGAATGGCAAACCACTTTATTTCCTTGTGGAACCGCGTCTTCAATAA